Proteins encoded by one window of Antechinus flavipes isolate AdamAnt ecotype Samford, QLD, Australia chromosome 4, AdamAnt_v2, whole genome shotgun sequence:
- the POLR1H gene encoding DNA-directed RNA polymerase I subunit RPA12 yields the protein MDPSPASSSFLSDSDFCTECGSVLPLPGTLDTVTCARCGFSIDVREFEGKVVETSIVFHKLGTTALIVPEEEGPEFQGPVIDRRCSNCGHEGMAYHTRQMRSADEGQTVFYTCTNCRFQEKEDS from the exons ATGGATCCCTCTCCAGCCTCTTCCAGTTTCCTTTCGGACTCGGATTTCTGCACCGAATGTGGCTCAGTTCTGCCTCTCCCAGGAACTTTGGACACAGTGACTTGCGCCAGATGCGGTTTCTCCATAGACGTGCGGG AGTTCGAAGGGAAGGTGGTGGAGACCTCGATCGTGTTCCATAAATTGGGAACAACAGCTTTAATAGTGCCAGAGGAAGAGGGGCCCGAGTTCCAGGGGCCAGTG ATTGATAGGCGTTGTTCCAATTGTGGTCATGAGGGAATGGCATATCACACCAGGCAGATGCGCTCAGCTGATGAAGGACAGACTGTCTTTTATACCTGTACTAACTGCAG GTTTCAAGAGAAAGAAGACTCTTGA